A window of Paremcibacter congregatus contains these coding sequences:
- a CDS encoding methyl-accepting chemotaxis protein yields MFYRTKRKTPPLSRVNTTSPQKAETENLYLSVLESIPINVMLCDKNTFTITYANQQSIKTLELLKDLIPISPKDLVGTCIDVFHKEPSFQREMLNDPKNLPHQAIITLGEEYLDLFLTALDEDTFILTWSIVTEKLKAEKETVRLMSMLDNMPLNVMTCDPNDFKIDYINQTSKKTLQKLEHLIPITADQALGTCIDIFHKKPMMQRGILSDPKNLPHNARIQLGDETLSLNVSAIIGANNTYLGPMLTWNIISDIVTVEKEVTDISKGVASAATELSSTSESMSNTAQEASKKTSAVTVNSEQTTSSVQGVASATEELTASISEILRNIEEGAKVTQKAVGQSNSSKEMIQRLNTSASEIGVVIKLIEDIANQTNLLALNATIEAARAGDAGKGFAVVAGEVKTLSAQTTAATTEISSKVNEIQHATNAVVTAIEGISGTVDQMSTINEEINKAVREQNQVTNEISSSIQTEALRSQEVSSDLTQISKLINNTGDSSEEVRQAAGELSKLSIDMTKSIEKMLNSKK; encoded by the coding sequence ATGTTCTATCGCACCAAACGGAAAACACCGCCCCTGTCTCGCGTAAACACTACATCCCCCCAAAAAGCAGAAACAGAGAACCTGTATTTGTCTGTGTTGGAAAGCATCCCCATTAACGTCATGCTCTGTGACAAAAACACTTTTACCATTACGTATGCCAATCAACAGAGCATAAAAACCCTTGAACTGCTTAAAGATTTAATCCCGATTTCCCCCAAAGATTTGGTCGGGACCTGCATTGATGTCTTCCATAAAGAGCCAAGCTTTCAACGGGAAATGTTAAATGACCCCAAAAACCTGCCCCACCAGGCCATCATTACTCTCGGGGAAGAATATTTAGACCTGTTTCTAACCGCTTTGGACGAAGACACCTTCATTCTCACCTGGAGTATTGTAACTGAAAAACTGAAAGCGGAAAAAGAAACCGTTCGCCTGATGAGCATGCTTGATAATATGCCGCTCAATGTCATGACCTGCGATCCAAATGATTTTAAAATTGATTACATAAATCAGACAAGCAAGAAAACCCTCCAAAAGCTTGAACATCTAATTCCCATTACGGCAGATCAGGCGCTGGGCACCTGTATTGATATTTTTCACAAAAAACCAATGATGCAACGGGGTATTCTCTCCGATCCCAAAAATCTGCCGCACAACGCCCGTATTCAATTAGGGGATGAAACCCTATCCCTGAATGTCAGCGCGATAATCGGTGCAAACAACACTTATCTCGGCCCCATGCTAACCTGGAACATCATTTCCGACATAGTTACGGTGGAAAAAGAAGTCACCGATATTTCCAAAGGAGTCGCATCGGCGGCGACCGAATTAAGCTCCACCTCGGAATCCATGTCTAATACAGCACAAGAAGCCAGCAAAAAAACATCCGCCGTTACCGTAAATTCTGAACAAACAACATCAAGTGTTCAGGGAGTCGCCTCGGCAACAGAAGAGTTAACAGCCAGCATCAGTGAAATTCTCCGCAATATTGAAGAAGGAGCAAAAGTCACCCAGAAAGCCGTTGGTCAGTCCAATTCCAGCAAAGAAATGATTCAGCGCCTCAACACATCAGCATCAGAAATCGGTGTCGTCATCAAACTGATTGAGGATATCGCCAATCAGACAAACCTGTTGGCATTGAATGCCACCATAGAAGCGGCGCGCGCCGGGGATGCCGGCAAGGGATTTGCCGTTGTCGCCGGAGAAGTAAAAACCCTGTCCGCCCAAACCACAGCGGCAACCACCGAGATTTCCTCCAAGGTCAATGAAATCCAGCATGCCACTAACGCTGTCGTCACTGCAATAGAAGGCATATCCGGCACGGTTGACCAAATGAGCACTATCAATGAAGAAATCAATAAAGCCGTTCGTGAACAAAACCAAGTGACCAATGAAATCAGCTCCAGCATCCAGACCGAGGCTCTCCGGTCTCAAGAAGTGTCTTCTGATCTTACTCAGATCAGTAAATTGATCAATAACACTGGTGATTCCTCGGAAGAAGTCAGACAAGCGGCCGGGGAGCTTTCGAAACTCTCTATCGACATGACAAAAAGTATTGAGAAAATGCTGAACAGCAAGAAATAG
- the trmFO gene encoding methylenetetrahydrofolate--tRNA-(uracil(54)-C(5))-methyltransferase (FADH(2)-oxidizing) TrmFO: MTEMKEIHIIGGGMAGTEAAWQVMQQGIPVVLHEMRPVRKTDVHQTDGLAEMVCSNSFRSDDYENNAVGLLHEEMRRCNSLIMAAAQENSVPAGSALAVDRLGLSKTVQERLEANPLFTMVREEVAQIPPEDWDNVIIATGPLTSDALAQSILEMTGENELAFFDAIAPIIYKDSINFDKAWYQSRYDKGDTADYINLPLNKDQYETLIDDLIDQEKYDYKDWEKNTPYFDGCMPIEVMAERGRETLRFGPMKPVGLTNPHSDEAPYAVLQLRQDNKLGTLYNMVGFQTKMKYGAQTETFRKIPGLEEAKFARLGGLHRNTFINSPNLLDSNLRLKMQPRLRFAGQISGVEGYVESAAMGLMAGRFAAAERLGTEISPPPMTTAFGALIHYITGGQIPGVGDRKHFQPMNVNFGIMPVLEGKKMKRKDRKPAKSQRALEALAHWLDETRLKSD, from the coding sequence ATGACTGAAATGAAAGAAATACATATCATTGGTGGCGGCATGGCGGGTACGGAAGCCGCCTGGCAGGTCATGCAACAAGGCATTCCCGTCGTTTTACATGAAATGCGCCCGGTGCGCAAAACCGATGTCCATCAGACCGATGGTCTTGCAGAGATGGTCTGCTCCAACAGTTTTCGGTCCGACGATTATGAAAATAACGCCGTTGGGCTGCTGCATGAGGAAATGCGCCGCTGCAATTCCCTGATCATGGCGGCGGCTCAGGAAAACAGCGTCCCCGCCGGCAGCGCCCTCGCCGTCGACCGTCTGGGCCTTAGCAAAACCGTGCAGGAGCGCCTCGAGGCTAATCCATTATTCACGATGGTGCGTGAGGAAGTGGCCCAAATTCCGCCGGAAGACTGGGATAACGTGATTATCGCCACCGGCCCCCTCACCTCTGATGCGCTGGCCCAGTCGATTCTTGAGATGACCGGCGAGAATGAACTGGCCTTTTTCGACGCCATTGCGCCGATTATCTACAAAGACAGCATCAACTTTGACAAGGCCTGGTATCAATCGCGCTATGACAAAGGCGATACAGCAGATTACATCAACCTGCCCCTGAACAAGGACCAGTATGAAACCCTGATCGATGATTTGATCGATCAGGAAAAATACGATTATAAGGACTGGGAAAAGAACACACCCTATTTCGATGGCTGCATGCCAATCGAGGTGATGGCGGAGCGCGGGCGTGAAACCCTGAGGTTTGGCCCCATGAAACCGGTTGGCCTGACCAACCCCCATTCTGACGAAGCCCCCTATGCGGTCCTGCAACTGCGACAGGATAACAAGCTTGGCACCCTGTATAATATGGTCGGTTTCCAGACCAAAATGAAATACGGCGCCCAGACCGAGACATTTCGCAAGATCCCCGGTCTTGAAGAAGCCAAATTTGCCCGTTTGGGGGGATTGCACCGCAATACCTTTATCAACAGCCCCAATCTTCTCGACAGCAACCTGCGTCTGAAAATGCAGCCGCGTCTGCGTTTTGCCGGGCAAATATCAGGTGTAGAGGGCTATGTGGAGAGCGCCGCCATGGGCCTGATGGCCGGGCGCTTTGCTGCGGCAGAACGACTGGGGACAGAGATTTCTCCTCCCCCCATGACAACTGCTTTTGGCGCGTTGATCCATTATATCACAGGGGGCCAGATTCCCGGTGTCGGTGACCGCAAGCATTTTCAGCCAATGAATGTCAATTTTGGCATCATGCCGGTGCTTGAAGGTAAAAAAATGAAACGCAAGGATCGTAAGCCGGCAAAGTCACAGCGGGCATTGGAGGCTCTTGCCCACTGGCTTGATGAAACCAGGCTTAAATCCGATTGA